From Aquabacter sp. L1I39, the proteins below share one genomic window:
- a CDS encoding phage portal protein → MFRTLLAPFRPRPPQVKASRTAALVALFGHGQARWSPCDYAGLAREGYARNAIAHRAVRLVAEAAGSVPFVLMEEGRELDRHPLLALLANPNPRLRGPDLVEAVCGHLLVAGNAYLELVCVDGAPREIHILRPDRVKVVPGPDGWPEAFDYVLDGRTLRIAQEGMETQGGTALPILHIAAFNPLDDHYGFPPLEAAARALDLHNASAAWNKALIDNAARPSGALVYGGAGTLSEDQFQRLKEELEASFQGAANAGRPLLLEGGLDWKPLGLSPKDMDFEAARANAAREIALAVGVPPMLLGLPGDNTFANYAEANRALWRLTVLPMVRRIGAALSAWLAPAYGGDLTLVPDLDQVEALSAERADLWARVGAAAFLTEDEKRAAVGYGPHP, encoded by the coding sequence ATGTTCCGCACCCTTCTCGCGCCCTTCCGGCCCCGTCCGCCCCAGGTGAAGGCGAGCCGGACCGCCGCGCTTGTCGCCCTGTTCGGCCACGGCCAGGCGCGCTGGTCGCCTTGCGACTATGCCGGCCTTGCCCGCGAGGGCTATGCCCGCAATGCCATCGCCCACCGCGCCGTGCGCCTCGTCGCCGAGGCGGCGGGCTCGGTGCCGTTCGTGCTGATGGAAGAGGGGCGCGAGCTGGACCGCCATCCGCTCCTGGCGCTCCTCGCCAATCCCAATCCCCGCCTGCGCGGGCCGGACCTGGTGGAGGCGGTGTGCGGGCATCTCCTGGTGGCCGGCAATGCCTATCTGGAGCTCGTCTGCGTGGACGGCGCGCCCCGCGAGATCCACATCCTGCGGCCCGACCGGGTGAAGGTGGTGCCCGGCCCCGATGGCTGGCCGGAAGCCTTCGACTATGTGCTGGATGGGCGCACCTTGCGCATTGCCCAGGAGGGGATGGAGACGCAGGGGGGCACCGCCTTGCCCATCCTCCACATCGCCGCCTTCAACCCGCTGGACGATCATTACGGCTTTCCCCCGCTGGAGGCCGCCGCCCGCGCGCTGGACCTGCACAATGCCTCGGCCGCCTGGAACAAGGCGCTCATCGACAATGCCGCCCGGCCCTCCGGCGCCCTCGTCTATGGCGGGGCGGGCACCTTGAGCGAGGACCAGTTCCAGCGCCTCAAGGAGGAATTGGAGGCGAGCTTCCAGGGCGCCGCCAATGCCGGCCGGCCGCTGCTGCTGGAAGGCGGGCTCGACTGGAAGCCTTTGGGCCTCAGCCCCAAGGACATGGATTTCGAGGCCGCCCGCGCCAATGCGGCGCGCGAGATCGCGCTCGCCGTGGGCGTGCCGCCCATGCTGCTGGGCCTGCCCGGCGACAACACCTTCGCCAATTATGCCGAGGCCAACCGCGCCTTGTGGCGGCTCACCGTGCTGCCCATGGTCCGGCGCATCGGCGCGGCCTTGTCCGCCTGGCTGGCGCCGGCCTATGGCGGGGATCTGACTCTCGTGCCGGACCTCGACCAGGTTGAGGCGCTCTCCGCCGAGCGCGCGGACCTCTGGGCGCGGGTGGGCGCCGCCGCCTTCCTCACCGAGGACGAGAAGCGCGCCGCCGTGGGCTATGGGCCGCATCCATGA
- a CDS encoding DNA-packaging protein, whose amino-acid sequence MALLADPAMAALLYEWELWARPDQLPPSLAQGGAPWTTWLVLGGRGAGKTRAGAEWVRGLAFGRPPFATAPVARIALVAETMADVREVMVDGVSGLLAIHPNHERPRWEAARRRLVWPNGAVAQGFSAEDPESLRGPQFQAAWLDELAKWRRADATFDMLQFGLRLGDQPRQMITTTPRPTPLVKRLLTDPTTAVSRARTADNARLLAPGFLAAVLTRYGGTRLGRQELDGEILEDRPDALWTRARLEAAREAAPPPLVRVVVAVDPPASSRAGADACGLVCAGIDREGIVHVLADDSAAGLTPVQWASRAVALYQRFCADRIVVEVNQGGEMVRAVIAEVDGAVPVEPVRATRGKYLRAEPVAALYEQGRVRHAGAFPALEDELCDFAPEGLSNGRSPDRLDALVWAVTALALGPRPPAPRVRGL is encoded by the coding sequence ATGGCGCTGCTGGCCGATCCCGCCATGGCCGCCTTGCTGTATGAGTGGGAATTGTGGGCCCGGCCCGATCAGCTTCCGCCCTCTCTCGCCCAGGGCGGCGCGCCCTGGACCACTTGGCTGGTGCTGGGCGGCCGGGGCGCCGGGAAGACGCGGGCGGGCGCCGAATGGGTACGGGGCCTCGCCTTCGGCCGACCGCCGTTTGCCACCGCGCCGGTCGCGCGCATCGCCCTGGTGGCCGAGACCATGGCCGATGTGCGCGAGGTGATGGTGGACGGCGTCTCCGGCCTCCTCGCCATCCATCCCAATCACGAGCGCCCCCGCTGGGAAGCCGCCCGCCGCCGCCTCGTCTGGCCCAATGGCGCGGTGGCGCAGGGTTTTTCAGCGGAAGACCCGGAAAGCCTGCGCGGCCCGCAATTTCAGGCCGCCTGGCTGGACGAGCTGGCCAAGTGGCGCCGGGCGGACGCCACCTTCGACATGCTGCAATTCGGCCTGCGCCTGGGCGACCAGCCGCGCCAGATGATCACCACCACGCCGCGCCCCACCCCCCTGGTCAAGCGCCTCCTGACCGATCCCACCACGGCGGTGAGCCGCGCCCGCACGGCGGACAATGCCCGGCTTCTGGCGCCCGGTTTTCTCGCCGCCGTGCTCACCCGCTATGGCGGCACGCGCCTCGGCCGGCAGGAACTGGACGGCGAAATCCTGGAGGACCGGCCCGACGCCCTGTGGACCCGCGCGCGCCTGGAAGCCGCCCGCGAGGCCGCCCCGCCGCCCTTGGTGCGGGTGGTGGTGGCGGTGGACCCGCCCGCTTCCTCCCGTGCCGGGGCCGATGCCTGCGGCCTCGTCTGCGCCGGCATCGACCGGGAGGGCATCGTCCATGTGCTGGCCGATGACAGCGCCGCCGGCCTCACGCCGGTGCAATGGGCGAGCCGCGCGGTCGCGCTCTATCAGCGCTTTTGCGCCGATCGCATCGTGGTGGAGGTGAACCAGGGCGGCGAGATGGTGCGCGCCGTCATCGCCGAGGTGGATGGCGCCGTCCCGGTGGAGCCAGTGCGCGCCACGCGCGGCAAATATCTGCGCGCCGAGCCGGTGGCCGCCCTCTACGAGCAGGGCCGTGTGCGCCATGCGGGCGCCTTTCCCGCGCTCGAAGACGAATTGTGCGACTTCGCCCCCGAGGGCCTCTCCAACGGCCGCTCGCCGGACCGGCTCGACGCCCTCGTCTGGGCCGTCACCGCCCTCGCCCTCGGCCCCCGCCCCCCCGCGCCCCGCGTGCGGGGGCTGTGA
- a CDS encoding flavin reductase family protein — protein MSAVRDVHYYEPAKGHGLPHDPFNAIVGPRPIGWISTRAVDGTLNLAPYSFFNAFNYTPPLVGFSSTSWKDTVANIEATGEFCWNLATRDLAEAMNATSASVGPEVDEFALAGLTPAESRKVGVPRVAESRVSFECRLAQLIRLTDAAGTPVDAWLSIGEVVAVHIDKALLKDGIYQTAEAHPILRAGGPAAYAEVSPEIMFDMRRPR, from the coding sequence ATGAGCGCCGTTCGGGACGTCCATTATTACGAGCCGGCCAAGGGCCACGGTTTGCCGCACGATCCCTTCAACGCCATCGTGGGGCCGCGCCCCATCGGCTGGATCTCCACCCGCGCGGTGGACGGGACGCTGAATCTGGCCCCTTATTCCTTCTTCAACGCCTTCAACTACACCCCGCCTTTGGTGGGCTTTTCCAGCACCTCCTGGAAGGACACGGTGGCCAATATCGAGGCGACGGGGGAATTCTGCTGGAACCTAGCCACCCGCGACCTGGCGGAAGCCATGAACGCCACCTCCGCCTCGGTGGGGCCGGAGGTGGACGAGTTCGCGCTCGCCGGCCTCACCCCGGCGGAAAGCCGCAAGGTGGGCGTGCCGCGCGTAGCGGAAAGCCGGGTCTCGTTCGAGTGCCGCCTCGCCCAGCTGATCCGCCTGACCGACGCGGCCGGAACGCCCGTGGATGCCTGGCTGAGCATCGGCGAGGTGGTGGCCGTGCACATCGACAAGGCGCTGTTGAAGGACGGCATTTACCAGACCGCTGAGGCCCACCCTATCCTGCGCGCCGGGGGACCGGCGGCCTATGCGGAGGTGAGCCCGGAGATCATGTTCGACATGCGCCGGCCGAGATAG
- a CDS encoding cupin domain-containing protein: MSRKGDVFGLVDEAPVERVDDIVRRQILTYNDEIMMVRVMFDKAGPGGVPHSHPHVQITSVESGVFDITIDGKTARLKAGDSFYVPSGVHHGAICVEPGVLVDVFTPMRADFLKG, encoded by the coding sequence ATGTCCCGCAAGGGCGACGTGTTCGGCCTCGTCGACGAGGCCCCGGTGGAGCGGGTGGACGACATCGTCCGCCGGCAGATCCTCACCTATAATGACGAGATCATGATGGTGCGGGTCATGTTCGACAAGGCGGGGCCGGGCGGCGTGCCGCACTCTCACCCCCATGTGCAGATCACCTCCGTGGAGAGCGGGGTGTTCGACATCACCATCGACGGCAAGACGGCCCGCCTGAAAGCCGGCGACAGCTTCTACGTCCCCTCCGGCGTCCATCACGGCGCCATCTGCGTGGAGCCGGGCGTGCTGGTGGACGTGTTCACGCCCATGCGGGCGGATTTCCTCAAAGGCTGA
- the kduD gene encoding 2-dehydro-3-deoxy-D-gluconate 5-dehydrogenase KduD has product MIASPFDLSGRRAVVTGANTGLGRAIAVALARAGAGIVAVGRSAMDETQAEVEAAGVPFQAIKADLSTLEPIARVVEEATQDGRVDILVNNAGIIRRADAVDFTEADWDAVMDVNLKSVFFLTQAFARGWLADGKGGRVINVASLLSFQGGIRIPSYTASKSGLAGLTKLLACEWAGRGINVNAIAPGYFVTNNTQALREDPKRSADILARIPAGHWGQPDELGGAAVFLASPAASYVHGIVLPVDGGWLAR; this is encoded by the coding sequence ATGATCGCGTCTCCCTTTGACCTTTCCGGCCGCCGCGCGGTGGTCACCGGCGCCAATACCGGCCTTGGCCGCGCCATCGCGGTGGCGCTGGCGCGCGCCGGGGCCGGCATCGTGGCGGTGGGCCGCTCCGCCATGGACGAGACCCAGGCGGAGGTGGAGGCCGCCGGCGTGCCGTTCCAGGCGATCAAGGCCGACCTTTCAACGCTCGAACCCATCGCCCGCGTGGTGGAAGAGGCCACGCAGGACGGACGGGTGGACATTCTCGTCAACAATGCCGGCATCATCCGCCGCGCCGATGCCGTGGATTTCACCGAGGCCGATTGGGACGCGGTGATGGACGTCAATCTGAAGTCCGTCTTCTTCCTCACCCAGGCGTTTGCGCGCGGCTGGCTGGCGGATGGCAAGGGCGGGCGCGTCATCAACGTCGCCTCGCTCCTGTCCTTCCAGGGGGGCATCCGCATTCCCTCCTATACGGCCTCCAAGAGCGGGCTGGCCGGCCTCACCAAGCTGCTGGCGTGCGAATGGGCGGGGCGAGGCATCAATGTGAATGCCATCGCGCCCGGCTATTTCGTCACCAACAACACGCAGGCGCTGCGCGAGGACCCCAAGCGCTCCGCCGACATCCTCGCCCGCATCCCCGCCGGCCATTGGGGCCAGCCGGACGAACTGGGTGGGGCGGCGGTGTTCCTGGCCTCCCCCGCCGCCAGCTACGTGCACGGCATCGTGCTGCCGGTGGACGGCGGTTGGCTCGCCCGGTAA
- the kduI gene encoding 5-dehydro-4-deoxy-D-glucuronate isomerase → MISDVRHVSHPDAVRYFDTEELREHFLVEGLFEPGTVQLTYSHVERFVIGGATPTDAPLTLESDKATIGSPNFLDRRELGVFNIGGPGKVEADGVSYALGHRDALYVAQGTKSVVFSSDDASNPSRFYLLSTPAHARYETKVVKIAEAKAMVLGDQATANRRTIYQMIHPDVVKSCQLVMGMTKLDDGNIWNTMPCHVHDRRSEVYLYFDVAADARVIHLMGEPDQTRHLVVADGQAVISPPWSIHSGVGTRAYTFIWGMGGDNIDYTDMDMVAMDQLK, encoded by the coding sequence ATGATTTCCGATGTGCGCCATGTGAGCCATCCCGACGCCGTGCGCTATTTCGACACCGAGGAATTGCGCGAGCATTTCCTGGTGGAGGGCCTGTTCGAGCCCGGCACCGTGCAACTCACCTATTCCCATGTGGAGCGCTTCGTCATCGGCGGCGCCACCCCCACCGACGCCCCGCTGACGCTGGAGAGCGACAAGGCTACCATCGGCTCGCCCAACTTCCTCGACCGGCGCGAGCTGGGCGTGTTCAATATTGGCGGGCCGGGCAAGGTGGAGGCGGATGGCGTTTCCTACGCGCTCGGCCACCGGGATGCGCTCTATGTGGCGCAGGGCACCAAGTCGGTGGTCTTTTCCTCCGACGATGCGTCAAATCCGTCCCGCTTCTATCTGCTCTCCACGCCGGCCCATGCCCGCTACGAGACCAAGGTGGTGAAGATCGCCGAGGCCAAGGCCATGGTGCTGGGCGACCAGGCCACCGCCAACCGGCGCACCATCTACCAGATGATCCATCCCGACGTGGTGAAGTCCTGCCAATTGGTCATGGGCATGACCAAGCTGGACGACGGCAACATCTGGAACACCATGCCCTGCCACGTCCATGACCGCCGCTCGGAGGTCTATCTTTATTTCGACGTGGCGGCGGATGCCCGCGTCATCCATCTCATGGGCGAGCCGGACCAGACGCGCCACCTGGTGGTGGCCGACGGGCAGGCGGTGATCTCACCGCCCTGGTCCATCCATTCCGGCGTCGGCACGCGGGCCTATACCTTCATCTGGGGCATGGGTGGCGACAATATCGACTATACGGACATGGACATGGTGGCCATGGACCAGCTGAAGTGA
- a CDS encoding TRAP transporter large permease, giving the protein MAMTILFGVFTLLLLIGTPVAFCLGLASLATVLYLDLPPVVVFQQVNSGMNAFSMLAIPFFIFAGDLMMRGGIADRLIGMAASMVGHLRGGLGQVNVVASTLFGGISGSAVADASAIGGIMIPQMARHGYAKDYAVNVTVNSAIIALMIPPSHNMIIYSLSAGGTISIADLFTAGIVPGILLAAAMMITAYVVAIRRGYPAGVFPGWYGVLRAVVAAVPGILLIGIIFGGVRSGIFTATESSCIAVLYALLVTVLVYRELDLPTFWHATLGAVRTTAMVLLVIGTAAAFGWLMAFLQVPAAVIELMKSVSSNKYVILLLINILLLILGTFMDMAPMIIICTPIFLPLIKAFGIDPVQFGVILILNAGIGLNTPPVGSVLFVGCAVGKISIGEAMKTIWPFFGASIAVLMIVTYVPAVSLWLPSVFR; this is encoded by the coding sequence ATGGCCATGACCATCCTGTTCGGGGTCTTCACCCTCCTGCTTCTCATCGGCACACCGGTGGCCTTCTGCCTGGGCCTCGCCTCGCTGGCGACCGTGCTCTATCTGGACCTGCCGCCCGTGGTGGTGTTCCAGCAGGTCAATTCCGGCATGAACGCCTTCTCCATGCTGGCCATTCCCTTCTTCATCTTTGCCGGCGACCTGATGATGCGCGGCGGCATCGCCGACCGTCTCATCGGCATGGCGGCCTCGATGGTGGGGCATCTGCGCGGCGGGCTCGGCCAGGTGAATGTGGTGGCCTCCACCTTGTTCGGCGGCATTTCCGGCTCGGCGGTGGCGGATGCCTCCGCCATTGGCGGCATCATGATCCCCCAGATGGCCCGCCACGGCTATGCCAAGGACTATGCGGTCAATGTGACCGTGAACTCGGCCATCATCGCGTTGATGATCCCGCCGTCCCACAACATGATCATCTATTCGCTGTCCGCCGGCGGCACCATTTCCATCGCCGATTTGTTCACGGCGGGCATCGTGCCGGGCATCCTGCTGGCGGCGGCCATGATGATCACCGCTTATGTGGTGGCCATCCGGCGCGGCTATCCGGCCGGCGTCTTTCCCGGCTGGTATGGCGTGCTGCGCGCCGTGGTGGCGGCGGTGCCGGGCATCCTGCTCATCGGCATCATCTTCGGCGGCGTGCGCTCGGGCATCTTCACCGCCACGGAAAGTTCCTGCATCGCGGTGCTCTATGCGCTGCTGGTGACGGTTCTGGTCTATCGGGAACTGGACCTGCCGACCTTCTGGCATGCGACGCTCGGCGCCGTGCGCACCACCGCCATGGTGCTCCTCGTGATCGGCACCGCCGCTGCCTTCGGCTGGCTCATGGCCTTCCTGCAGGTGCCGGCGGCGGTCATCGAGCTGATGAAGTCGGTCTCGTCCAACAAGTATGTGATCCTGCTGCTCATCAACATCCTGCTTCTGATCCTCGGCACCTTCATGGACATGGCGCCGATGATCATCATCTGCACTCCCATCTTCCTGCCGCTCATCAAGGCCTTCGGCATCGACCCCGTGCAGTTCGGCGTGATCCTGATCCTGAACGCGGGCATCGGGCTGAACACCCCGCCGGTGGGCTCGGTGCTCTTCGTGGGCTGCGCGGTGGGCAAGATTTCCATCGGCGAGGCCATGAAGACCATCTGGCCCTTCTTCGGCGCCTCCATCGCGGTGCTGATGATCGTCACCTATGTGCCCGCGGTTTCCCTGTGGCTGCCGTCCGTCTTCCGCTGA
- a CDS encoding TRAP transporter small permease, with the protein MGSSFLLTLRHGVRWLSRIALWVSGLGLLAMTAAVAWQVTGRYILNDSPSWTEPFSLLLMSWFILLGAAVGVREGDHLGFEIGLHFAPPWLRRVMQLTTHVLITVFGLCMAVYGWELAMGTWTAKMAGIDLPQGVDYLPLAGGGVLIALFSFEKLLCDLIAPAVPAVPLGAEHPID; encoded by the coding sequence ATGGGTTCCTCTTTTCTTCTCACCTTGCGCCATGGCGTGCGCTGGCTCTCGCGCATCGCGCTCTGGGTCTCCGGCCTCGGCCTGCTCGCCATGACCGCGGCTGTGGCCTGGCAGGTGACGGGACGCTACATCCTCAACGATTCTCCGAGCTGGACCGAGCCCTTCTCCCTGCTGCTGATGAGCTGGTTCATCCTGCTCGGCGCGGCGGTGGGCGTGCGCGAGGGCGACCATCTGGGCTTCGAGATCGGCCTGCATTTCGCCCCGCCTTGGCTGCGCCGGGTCATGCAATTGACCACCCATGTGCTGATCACGGTCTTCGGCCTCTGCATGGCCGTCTATGGCTGGGAGCTGGCCATGGGCACCTGGACCGCCAAGATGGCCGGCATCGACCTGCCCCAGGGCGTTGACTATCTCCCCCTGGCCGGCGGTGGCGTGCTCATCGCGCTGTTCTCGTTTGAAAAGCTGCTGTGCGACCTGATCGCCCCGGCTGTCCCCGCGGTACCGCTCGGTGCCGAACATCCCATCGATTGA
- a CDS encoding TRAP transporter substrate-binding protein: protein MLTRRHAIALAAALSLASVVPAAAQSVTLRSADIHPDGYPTVEAVKYFGEVVSQKTNGRIKVQVFNSGQLGQEKDTIEQTRFGVIDLNRVNTAPFNNLIPETAVLGLPFLFRSVDHMYKVVDGPLGEEIAKAFEPHGLIVLGFFDSGARSIYNSKKPIKTLEDMKGMKIRVQQSDLFIAMINALGANATPMPFGELYSALQTGLVDGAENNYPSYESVKHYEVAKYYSLTEHSMAPEVFVMSKRSWDKLTPADQAIFKDAGKQATLKMRELWAKRDADAKAVVIKGGALINEVDKKPFIDAMKPVYDKFVTSDKMKSLVERIRATQ, encoded by the coding sequence ATGCTCACCCGTCGCCACGCCATCGCGCTGGCCGCCGCGCTCAGCCTTGCCTCAGTGGTGCCCGCCGCCGCCCAAAGCGTGACGTTGCGGTCCGCCGACATCCATCCGGACGGCTATCCGACCGTCGAGGCGGTGAAGTATTTCGGCGAAGTGGTCTCGCAGAAGACCAATGGCCGCATCAAGGTGCAGGTGTTCAATTCCGGCCAGCTCGGCCAGGAGAAGGACACCATCGAGCAGACCCGCTTCGGCGTCATCGACCTGAACCGCGTCAACACCGCCCCCTTCAACAACCTCATCCCCGAGACGGCGGTGCTGGGCCTGCCCTTCCTGTTCCGCTCGGTGGACCACATGTACAAGGTGGTGGACGGCCCGCTGGGCGAGGAGATCGCCAAGGCGTTCGAGCCTCACGGCCTGATCGTGCTCGGCTTCTTCGATAGCGGCGCGCGCTCCATCTACAATTCCAAGAAGCCCATCAAGACGCTCGAAGACATGAAGGGCATGAAGATCCGCGTCCAGCAGTCGGACCTCTTCATCGCCATGATCAACGCGCTCGGCGCCAATGCCACGCCCATGCCGTTCGGCGAGCTGTATTCCGCGCTCCAGACCGGCCTCGTGGACGGTGCGGAAAACAACTATCCGTCCTATGAATCGGTGAAGCATTACGAGGTGGCGAAATACTATTCGCTCACCGAGCATTCCATGGCGCCGGAAGTGTTCGTCATGTCCAAGCGCTCCTGGGATAAGTTGACGCCCGCCGACCAGGCCATCTTCAAGGATGCCGGAAAGCAAGCGACGCTGAAGATGCGCGAATTGTGGGCCAAGCGCGACGCCGACGCCAAGGCCGTCGTCATCAAGGGCGGCGCGCTCATCAATGAAGTGGACAAGAAGCCCTTCATCGATGCCATGAAGCCGGTCTACGACAAGTTCGTCACCTCCGACAAAATGAAGAGCCTGGTGGAGCGCATCCGCGCCACCCAGTGA
- a CDS encoding GntR family transcriptional regulator — MDAIRVPTSGSAAQRVEAELRRAIVTLALPPGTRLSEQEIAERAGVSRQPVREALIGLARTRLVEILPQRGTVVVKISVRKMMEARFVREAIETAVARRAAEGFDRSARERVDDLLDLQAKAAAREDHETFQRYDEMFHATLAEGAGCGLAWEAIADIKAHMDRACHLTLAGSMAPLVDQHRAIVTAVDAGDPDAAGAAMRAHLSEILRALPRIEAEHPDLFE, encoded by the coding sequence GTGGACGCCATCAGAGTCCCGACGTCCGGTTCGGCGGCCCAGCGTGTGGAGGCCGAGCTGCGGCGGGCGATCGTGACGCTGGCGCTGCCGCCGGGCACGCGCCTGTCCGAGCAGGAGATTGCGGAGCGCGCCGGCGTCTCCCGCCAGCCCGTGCGCGAGGCGCTCATTGGCCTTGCCCGCACGCGCCTGGTGGAAATCCTGCCCCAGCGCGGCACGGTGGTGGTGAAGATCTCCGTCCGCAAGATGATGGAGGCCCGCTTCGTGCGCGAGGCCATCGAGACCGCCGTGGCGCGCCGCGCCGCCGAGGGCTTCGACCGCTCCGCCCGTGAGCGCGTCGACGATCTCCTGGACCTCCAGGCCAAGGCCGCCGCGCGCGAGGACCACGAGACGTTCCAGCGCTATGATGAGATGTTCCACGCGACGCTCGCGGAAGGCGCCGGCTGCGGCCTCGCCTGGGAGGCCATCGCGGACATCAAGGCCCATATGGACCGCGCCTGCCACCTGACGCTGGCCGGGTCCATGGCCCCGCTGGTGGACCAGCACCGCGCCATCGTCACCGCCGTGGATGCGGGCGACCCCGACGCGGCGGGCGCCGCCATGCGCGCGCATTTGAGCGAAATCCTGCGCGCCTTGCCCCGCATCGAGGCGGAGCATCCCGATTTGTTTGAATAG
- a CDS encoding UxaA family hydrolase has translation MGELDLRSEAGAPEAAGPAPRTLRLSPKDNVAVALDTVPEGLAVAGVVATGRIPRGHKFALAPINDGAPILKFGQIIGFASGAIAPGDHVHVHNVVLHDFDRDYAFAAEARPPALLPPELRGTFEGYRRSNGRTGTRNYLGILTSVNCSASVARFAAAALERSGLLDDYPGIDGVVPIIHGTGCGMASKGEGFDILSRTLWGYATHPNFAAVVMVGLGCEMFQIARFKSDYQVDETDAFRTLTIQDEGGTRRTVDHIVGALKEMLPVAAAQKRETRPLSELVLALQCGGSDGYSALTANPALGVASDLLVRNGGTSILSETPEIYGAEHLLTRRAADRAVGEKLVARIRWWEDYTSKLGGEMNNNPSPGNKAGGLTTILEKSLGAAAKGGSETLRAVYEYAEPVTEKGFVYMDTPGYDPVAATGQVAGGANLIAFTTGRGSAFGCKPTPSLKLATNSDIYARMTEDMDINCGDVLDGVSLEEKGREIFDLLVRVASGARTKSEALGYGDAEFVPWQIGAVM, from the coding sequence ATGGGAGAGCTGGATCTGCGATCCGAAGCGGGCGCGCCGGAGGCTGCCGGCCCTGCGCCGCGCACTTTGCGCCTCTCCCCCAAGGACAATGTGGCTGTCGCGCTCGACACCGTGCCGGAGGGGCTGGCGGTGGCTGGCGTGGTGGCCACGGGCCGCATTCCGCGCGGCCACAAATTCGCGTTGGCGCCCATAAACGATGGCGCGCCCATCCTGAAGTTCGGCCAGATCATCGGCTTTGCCTCGGGCGCCATCGCGCCCGGCGACCATGTGCATGTGCACAATGTGGTGCTGCACGATTTCGACCGCGACTATGCCTTCGCCGCCGAGGCCCGCCCGCCGGCGCTGCTGCCGCCCGAACTGCGCGGCACGTTCGAGGGCTATCGCCGTTCCAACGGGCGCACCGGCACGCGCAATTATCTGGGCATCCTCACCTCGGTGAACTGCTCGGCCTCCGTCGCCCGCTTCGCCGCCGCCGCCTTGGAGCGCTCGGGGCTGCTGGACGACTATCCCGGCATTGATGGGGTGGTGCCCATCATCCACGGCACCGGCTGCGGCATGGCCTCCAAGGGGGAGGGGTTCGACATCCTCTCCCGCACCCTGTGGGGCTATGCCACCCATCCCAATTTCGCGGCGGTGGTGATGGTGGGGCTGGGCTGCGAGATGTTCCAGATCGCCCGCTTCAAGTCCGACTACCAGGTGGACGAGACCGACGCCTTCCGCACCCTGACCATCCAGGACGAGGGCGGCACGCGGCGCACGGTGGATCACATCGTCGGCGCGCTGAAGGAGATGCTGCCGGTCGCCGCCGCCCAAAAACGCGAGACGCGGCCCTTGTCGGAACTGGTGTTGGCGCTCCAGTGCGGTGGGTCGGACGGCTATTCGGCGCTCACCGCCAATCCGGCGCTGGGGGTGGCCTCGGACCTCCTGGTGCGCAATGGCGGCACCTCCATCCTCTCGGAGACGCCGGAAATCTACGGCGCCGAGCACCTCCTCACCCGCCGCGCCGCCGACCGGGCGGTGGGCGAGAAGCTGGTGGCGCGCATCCGCTGGTGGGAGGACTACACCTCCAAGCTGGGCGGCGAGATGAACAACAATCCCTCGCCCGGCAATAAGGCGGGCGGGCTCACCACCATCCTGGAAAAGTCGCTGGGCGCTGCCGCCAAGGGCGGCTCGGAGACCCTGCGCGCGGTCTATGAATATGCCGAGCCGGTCACGGAAAAGGGCTTCGTCTATATGGACACGCCCGGCTACGACCCGGTGGCGGCCACGGGGCAGGTGGCGGGCGGGGCGAACCTTATCGCCTTTACCACCGGGCGCGGCTCGGCCTTCGGCTGCAAGCCCACGCCGTCTTTGAAGCTCGCCACCAATTCCGACATCTATGCCCGCATGACCGAGGACATGGACATCAATTGCGGCGATGTCCTCGACGGCGTGTCGCTGGAGGAGAAGGGCCGGGAGATTTTCGACCTCCTGGTGCGCGTGGCCTCAGGCGCGCGCACCAAGTCCGAGGCGCTGGGCTATGGGGACGCGGAATTCGTGCCCTGGCAGATCGGCGCGGTGATGTGA